A DNA window from Ipomoea triloba cultivar NCNSP0323 chromosome 10, ASM357664v1 contains the following coding sequences:
- the LOC116032113 gene encoding disease resistance protein RGA2-like: MADALISSVVEQLINILKHQAQDLKRALGVEKEIANLSSKLEKIREVLDDAEKRSFKDNGIKLWIENIKDFSYEVDDVLDEWRTRSLRQQIETKTSRSSFLPSRSKFKRFVMHRDIAKKIKELDSTLDRITKEKDQFKFDYASITHTSAASHSDQELMRVTTAFDVDASQIQGRKSDAFALISKLLENSEAINGNGPPVISIVGTGGIGKTTLAQLVFEDEQIKTHFGDERVWICVSDPFDQIKIAKAIVESTTKKSTDLFQLQLLLEKIKSTLSGKRFLLVMDDVWTEQSAKWEPLKNSLKDGLQGSRILVTSRSERVARMMGSVYVHQLDLISDSDAWLLLSRIAFSGRREEDCEKLKDIDQKIAQKCKGLPLAARVMGSLLCFKDTRDAWQNVLNNKIWELEEVVTNLYPHLYLSYNDLTPKMKQCFAYYAVFPKDYEIEIDELIRIWMAQGYVMTESKGRELFGGLAMRSFFQDLKKDDMDSNIIKSCKMHDIVHDFAQFLTRNECYSIDQHEDKVEFKNLRHLRSWQTGKNMNLPSICDIGKLRSFFVEDLFPPAQLTLDLFNGLKSVRVLRLYGCKLQKLPKKIGNLLHLRYINLSWNNVEELPDEVCSLYNLQTLDLEYCIQFSRLPDKIGDLSQLRYINLSWSKVEKLPDTICSLENLQTLVLKRCERLSRLPEGIENLLELRYIDLSYCEQVEELPKGIGNLINLRHLDIRGTKRLEMIPQGIAKLTQLCSLSEFKVGKSMCKLGYMEKLNQLKGELSIFFLCDLNNAADVEEAEKAELRNKKHIKKLCLDFSRGVDVGIDVMEALKPPLELQTLELIEYRGTHSPSWITLSLNLRILEIRRCKNCSSLPPLGKLPSLETLLIWEMKELRYVGSEFLGVAEVGGVAFPKLKKLRFHDCSEWEEWEDFKEEATIIIMPCIRELQLITCTKLKTVPHHLLSRVESLTIEDCPVSEGIDALKPPLELQALKLNWYGGTHFPSWITLSLHNLRSLQIDGCLNCSSLPPLGKLPSLETLLIAVMKELRYVGSEFLGVAEVGGVAFPKLKKLEFHGCRGWEEWEDFKVEATIIIMPCIKELVLSYCRKLKTVPHHLLSRVESLKINECPSLKVE, translated from the coding sequence ATGGCCGACGCTCTCATCTCCAGTGTTGTGGAACAGTTGATCAACATCCTGAAGCACCAAGCCCAGGATCTGAAAAGAGCTTTGGGTGTGGAGAAGGAGATTGCAAACCTCTCATCAAAGCTCGAGAAAATCAGGGAGGTATTGGATGATGCAGAGAAGAGAAGCTTTAAGGATAATGGCATCAAGCTCTGGATCGAAAATATCAAAGACTTCTCCTACGAAGTGGACGATGTTCTGGACGAGTGGAGAACCAGAAGTCTGAGACAACAGATCGAGACAAAGACAAGTCGCAGCTCTTTCCTGCCTTCGCGTTCCAAATTCAAAAGGTTTGTTATGCATCGAGACATCGCCAAGAAAATAAAGGAGCTTGATTCAACACTTGATCGGATTACGAAAGAGAAAGATCAGTTCAAATTTGATTATGCATCTATAACACACACTTCTGCTGCATCACACTCTGATCAAGAATTGATGCGAGTCACCACTGCGTTTGATGTGGATGCGTCACAGATCCAAGGGCGGAAATCCGACGCCTTTGCTTTAATAAGCAAGTTACTGGAGAATTCTGAAGCAATAAATGGAAATGGGCCCCCTGTGATTTCCATAGTGGGCACGGGAGGGATAGGGAAAACTACCCTTGCTCAACTAGTCTTTGAGGATGAACAGATCAAGACTCATTTTGGGGATGAAAGGGTGTGGATTTGTGTTTCCGACCCCTTTGAccagatcaagattgcaaaagcCATTGTTGAGTCAACCACTAAAAAATCCACGGATCTGTTCCAACTCCAACTGTTACTGGAAAAGATCAAAAGCACTTTGTCTGGGAAAAGGTTCCTACTTGTGATGGATGATGTGTGGACAGAGCAGTCTGCAAAGTGGGAGCCATTGAAGAACTCTCTCAAGGATGGACTCCAAGGGAGTAGAATCTTGGTGACCTCTAGGAGTGAGAGGGTTGCTAGAATGATGGGAAGTGTGTATGTGCACCAGTTGGATCTAATATCTGACTCAGATGCTTGGTTGTTGCTTAGCAGGATAGCATTTTCCGGGAGAAGGGAAGAGGATTGTGAGAAACTGAAAGATATTGATCAGAAAATTGCTCAAAAGTGCAAAGGACTGCCACTGGCTGCTAGGGTCATGGGAAGCCTGCTATGTTTTAAAGACACTAGAGATGCTTGGCAAAATgttttaaacaataaaatttgggAGTTGGAGGAAGTGGTAACAAACCTCTACCCTCATTTGTATCTAAGCTACAATGATTTGACCCCAAAGATGAAGCAATGCTTCGCATACTATGCTGTCTTTCCCAAAGATTATGAAATAGAGATAGATGAGCTCATCAGAATTTGGATGGCACAAGGTTATGTGATGACGGAATCAAAAGGCAGGGAGTTATTTGGGGGTTTAGCAATGCGCTCTTTCTTCCAAGATTTGAAGAAAGATGACATGGATTCCAACATTATCAAATCTTGCAAAATGCATGACATAGTGCATGATTTTGCCCAGTTTCTTACTAGAAATGAATGCTACAGTATTGACCAGCATGAGGATAAGGTTGAATTTAAAAATCTACGTCATCTTCGGTCATGGCAGACTGGTAAGAATATGAATCTCCCTTCCATTTGTGATATTGGAAAACTTCGTAGCTTTTTTGTTGAAGACCTTTTCCCCCCCGCACAACTTACTCTTGATTTGTTCAATGGTCTGAAATCTGTGAGAGTATTAAGATTGTATGGTTGTAAGTTGCAAAAACTCCCAAAGAAGATAGGAAATTTGCTTCATCTAAGGTACATTAATTTAAGTTGGAACAATGTAGAGGAGTTACCTGATGAAGTTTGTTCATTATATAACTTGCAAACTTTAGATCTTGAATACTGTATACAGTTCTCTAGACTACCTGATAAGATTGGAGATTTGAGTCAACTAAGATACATTAATTTAAGTTGGAGCAAAGTAGAGAAGTTGCCCGATACAATTTGTTCTTTGGAGAACTTGCAAACTTTAGTTCTCAAAAGATGTGAGCGCCTTTCTAGACTACCTGAAGGGATTGAAAATTTGCTTGAGTTAAGGTACATTGATTTAAGTTATTGTGAACAAGTGGAAGAGTTACCCAAAGGGATTGGCAATTTGATAAACTTGAGACACCTTGACATTAGAGGCACCAAGAGGCTGGAGATGATTCCCCAAGGCATCGCAAAGCTAACTCAGCTTTGTAGTTTAAGTGAGTTTAAGGTGGGGAAATCCATGTGTAAGTTGGGATACATGGAGAAGCTGAACCAACTCAAAGGGGAGCTGtccatattttttttgtgcGATCTGAATAACGCAGCAGATGTGGAGGAAGCGGAGAAAGCAGAATTGAGAAACAAGAAGCACATCAAAAAATTGTGTTTGGATTTCAGTCGGGGAGTCGATGTGGGAATAGATGTGATGGAAGCTCTGAAACCACCTCTTGAACTGCAAACCTTGGAACTTATTGAGTACAGAGGAACCCACTCCCCTTCCTGGATTACACTGTCCCTTAATCTACGGATTCTTGAAATCCGGAGGTGCAAAAATTGTTCATCTTTGCCTCCATTAGGCAAACTTCCTTCTCTGGAGACTCTTTTGATATGGGAGATGAAAGAGCTAAGATATGTAGGGAGTGAGTTTTTGGGAGTCGCAGAAGTAGGTGGTGTTGCTTTTCCAAAGCTGAAGAAATTGCGGTTCCACGATTGTTCCGAGTGGGAGGAGTGGGAAGACTTCAAAGAAgaagcaacaataataataatgccatGCATCAGGGAGTTGCAActaattacttgcaccaaactTAAGACAGTGCCACATCACCTCTTAAGTAGGGTGGAGTCTTTGACCATAGAAGACTGTCCGGTGAGTGAGGGAATAGATGCTCTGAAACCACCTCTGGAACTGCAAGCCTTGAAACTTAATTGGTACGGAGGAACCCACTTCCCTTCCTGGATTACACTGTCCCTTCATAATCTACGGAGTCTTCAAATCGATGGGTGCTTAAATTGTTCATCTTTGCCTCCGTTAGGCAAACTGCCTTCTCTGGAGACTCTTTTGATAGCGGTAATGAAAGAGCTAAGATATGTAGGGAGTGAGTTTTTGGGAGTAGCAGAAGTAGGTGGTGTTGCGTTTCCAAAGCTGAAGAAATTGGAGTTCCACGGGTGTCGAGGGTGGGAGGAGTGGGAAGACTTCAAAGTAgaagcaacaataataataatgccatGCATCAAGGAGTTGGTACTAAGTTATTGCAGGAAACTTAAGACAGTGCCACATCACCTCTTAAGTAGGGTGGAGTCTTTGAAGATCAATGAGTGTCCGAGTCTCAAAGTTGAATAG